CTCGCGTCGTGGCCGGATGAGCGTCCGCCGCAGCTCCGGCGTCACCTGGGGACAGCCCTGCGTCGCATTTTTGTCCTTTGACCCTCCGCGGTGCGGCGCCACCCGGGGCCGATCGGTTCAATGGTCATCAACTGGGAGAAGCAAAGGACTCAGATCACACTGGTTTCGTCCTGCCGTCGGCGGGACGACCCCTTTCCGATGGGCGAGACTCTGCGTGACCACGCGCGGTGCTCGCGGCCGCCCCCCGTGGATCACGAAACCCCTTGTCCTTGGATGTGTTGTGTGTATGATCTGCCGCCAGCGCCGACCCCGCATTGTGTGGCGGTTTGGGCTAGCTCTGAACCAAGCCCTAAGGGAGACGCTTCAGATATAGCCGCGGTGAGGTTGGGGCGGGAACGGGGGATCATTCATGGCGGCGACCGCGCAGCGTGTTTCCGGGAATGTCCAGCAGAAGGTCTTGATTGTCGACGACCACCCGATCGTCCGGGAGGGGATTGCTCAGATCATCAGCCGGGACGGGGGCCTGGAGGTCTGCGGGGAGGCCGACTGCCCGGAGAAAGCGCTGCAGTTGGTCGCTACCTCGAAGCCGGACGTAGCGATCGTCGACCTTGAGTTCTCCATCGGCAGCGGCTTGGGGCTCATCCGCGACCTCAAAGTGTTGCATCCTCGCCTACCCGTGCTGGTTCTCTCTATGCACGACGAGACCATCTACGCAGAGCGCGTCCTGCGCGTAGGGGCCTCCGGCTACATCATGAAGCACGAGGTCGCCGAGCACTTCGTCGAGGCGATCCGCAGCGTTCTGCGCGGCGGTATCTATCTGAGCGAGCGGATGGCGGCGCGGATGCTCCTGAGGCTGGCCGGCAAGGAGCCCGGCAGGTCGGCCTCCGCCATCGAGAGGCTGAGCGACCGCGAGCTGGAGGTTCTCCAGCTGATCGCTCAGGCTCTGACGACCCGTGAGGTCGCTGAGAGGCTCTACCTGAGCATTACGACCGTCGAGACGCATCTCGAACGCGTCAAACGGAAGCTCGGGCTCGAGTCGAGCCGGGAGCTGTTCCGATATGCCATCGTGTGGTCACTCGAAAGGTTCTGAGCCGCAAGAGGAGTTTCCCCAGGCAGCAGTCCGGGATTCTCCGAAGCCGGGGCGGGAGTCGACCCACGTACGCCAGTGGGTCCGTCCTAGGGGATGAAGGCTCGATGCGCTCCCCGATACAGCGTTTCGGCCTGGCCGTCTCGTCGGTGGCGCTCGCACAGCTCCTCACGCTCGTCCTGCCACCGATACGGGAAGGCGCTTCCTTCCTTCTCCTGCTGGCCGCCGTGGTGGCAGCTACGTGGTACGGCGGGCGGTGGCCGGGCCTCTTGGCGACGGCTCTCGCCGGTTTCTCGAGCGTTTGGTTCCTCCAGCCGGGCTCCGGTCCCCTGAAGCTTGGGCCGGACGACTGGGTGCGACTCGGGGTCTTCTTGTTCGTGACGCTGGCGATCATCTGTCTCGTTGGCGAACGGGGGCGGGCGGCGAAGGCACTGAGCCGCTCCCGGGACGATCTGGAGAAGCGCGTCGCGGAGCGCAACGGGCAACTCCTGCAGGCCAACGAGGCCCTGCGGGCAGGGGCGCTTGTGCGCGAGCGCGCCGAGGAGGCGCTGTCGCAGTTGGCGACGATCGAGGCGTGCATGGAGGACGGGGTGGTCACCACGGCGCTCGACGGAACCGTGGTGAGCTGCAACCCTGGCGCAGAAAGGCTCTACGGCTACACCGCCGCGGAGTTCGTGGGTCGGTCGATCTCCCTGCTCTTACCGCCCGACGCGTCCTCGCAGTTGCCGCGCCTCCTCGAGCGGATCTCGCATGGGGAAGCCATCGGCCAGCTCGAATCCGTGCACCGGCGGCGGGACGGGACCCAGGTTCAGCTGCTCCTGACCATCTCTCCGATCAAGAACGCCGCCGGAAGCGTCCATGGAGTCAGCGCGCTCGTCCACGACATCACCCGGCGCAAGGAGGCGGAGAAGAAGATCGCGCTCTACCAGCAGCAGCTGCGCAGCCTCGCGTCGGCGCTGTCCTTCGCCGAGCAGCAGGAGCGCCGACGAATCGCCACGGAGCTGCACGACCACCTGGCCCAGATGCTGATCCTCTCCAAGATGAAGATCAGCATGCTGCAAACCGCTTCCGCTTCCGCTTCCGAGGACGTTCGCAAGGCGATGGAGGCGATCCACCTCCTGCTCGACAAGTCGATCGAGTACACACGCACGCTGATTTGCGATCTGTGCCCGCCGATGCTCCACGAGATCGGGCTGGAGGCCGCTCTTGAATGGCTCGCAAAGCAGACCGAGGAGCAGCATGGCATCCGCGTACACTTCGAGGACGATGAGCAGCCGAAGCCGAGCGACGAGTCCGTCCGCATCCTGCTGTTCCAGGCGGTGCGCGAGCTACTGATGAACGTGATCAAGCACGCGAAGGCTTCCCAGGCGATCGTCGCGGTTCGCAGGTTGGAGGATCAGGTCGAGATCCGCGTCGAGGACGACGGCACCGGTTTCGACATGGAGAGCGTGGGGGTCCGAGTCGGACCGGAGCGAGGCTTCGGCCTGTTCAGCATCCGGGAGCGCCTGGACGTCGTGAGGGGCAGCTTCGAGATCCGGTCCAGCCCCGGCGGCGGGAGTCGGGCGACGCTTCGAGCGCCGCTCCGGCAGGGCGCAGGGAGAGCGCGGCGGAAGTGAGGCACTGCATCCCCACCCGGATTCTCTTGGTTGATGATCACCGAATGATGCGGGAAGGGCTGCGCAGCCTCCTCGATCTCCACGCGGACCTGCGAGTGGTGGGGGAGGCTGGCGACGGCGAGGCCGCAGTGAAAGCCGTGCGCGAGCTCCGTCCGGACATCGTCGTCATGGATATCCAGATGCCGGGCTTGAACGGCATCGAGGCCACGCGCCGGATCACGGGCGAGTTCCCGGAGGTGAAGGTCATCGGGCTCTCCATGCTGTTCCTCAAGAGCGGCGAGGCCGGCATGGCAGCGGCGGGGGCCGTGGCCGTCCTCAACAAGAACTCGGCTTTCGAGGAACTCGCTGTCACCATCCGCGACGTGATCCGGGGCGGCTCGCCGCGCGGGCTCCAGTCCCCACGTCGGCCCCGGAAGTCTCCTGACCCCTAGCGTCCAGAAACGAATCATGCCTCTGGCGAAGTTCCCTGCTCCAACTCTCGGAGTCGCTCAAGAAACGTCAGGCTGGATGCCCGGGCAAAAGGCGAATCGAAGACGCACGCATTCGTTTGGTCATGCGAGTCTTTTATTCGCTCTTGGGCGGATTGCGAAAATGGAGGGGGTCTCTGAGGTTTTGCAATTCGCGGTAATAATAGAGCGCAGTAGGCCGTTTCCCCTTGAATTTCAGCTTTCTTAGGAACTCGATCTCCTCCTCGGTCGCATCGCCACGGAGAGAAGGATCACGAAGGAATTTCCTGAGACCCGGCTCCTCGTGCACACGTGGTTCGGGTTCCCTTTCAACAAAGTCGAGCTTCTTGGGGTGACCCGGGGCCACTCGGCGGTTGAGGACGATTTCCATACCAAAAGTCGTAAGGTTGATGTCCCAGGATTCAATCAGCGGATCCAAGAAAGCGACGCAGTTTTCCGTCGACACATTGAACACATCCGTATCCAGGAACTCAAGAATGATGACCCGCATCTGTTCAAAGCTGCGGCCGCTGAGTCGCGCTACCAGGTGGAGCCAGTTTTCACTTCCCAGTTCTTTTTTAGCAACTCCCTTGACCACGTCTAGGAGCTTTTGCGTAACTAGGCGCTCGAGTTCACCGAAGGGCTGCTTCTCAAAAATCGCCCGTATTTGTCTTTCTTTATCCGGCTTGCACTTGCGAAGCAGTAACTCTCTAACGTCCTTCAATAGGGGGCTAGGCGGGTGCCCAATTTTTTTCTTCAGCTCTTCATGGCGCTGCACGTCGGCCAGCTTGGCGAGCTCACCGCGTGGTAGCTTCAAAAGTTTCTCCAGCTTCTCGTAAATATCAGTCCGTTCAGGGGCAGGGGGCGCCTTTTTCCGGGTCAACAGCTGTGAAATGTAAGACTCGGTCACTTGGGCCGCGGTTGCCAGATCTCGCTGCTCAAGACCCAAGTCCTCCAAGCGCTGCCTGATCGCCAAAGAAAGATCCACGTGTCATTCCTCCGCCTCTTGTCCAACTGTCAAAGCCCTTGGTTCGAGCGAGTTGTTTGTTTTCGTCTCCCCACATGACCTCAAACTCGCGCAGCTTCGTTTCGTACTCACGTCCGCCCCTTCGAGCAGAGGATTGCTGAGCTGCGACCTCTGCCTCTGGCCCGGCATCGAGGAGCTTGACGCCCGGCCCGACTTAACTCGTTCCGATTAACTATATTACAGCACGATGGAAAAGAAAGCACATTGAGCTTGACAGTCATGAGTGAATTAACTAAAAAGGTTAATGAGATGCGCGCTTAGCTCAGCTCTCCATGTGATCTGAACTAAGTCAGGTTACCCAAAGAATCCTAAGGAGATGCCATGTTTGCTCGAAACGTGTCCATGCGCTTGAAGCCCAATAGCGCTGCGGAGTTCACCCGGACGTTTGAGAAGGAAATCCTCCCCCTGCTTCGAAAGCAGAAGGGCTTCCAGGACGAACTCGCACTCGTCGTCCAGGGCGGATCCGAAGCGGTTGGAATCAGCTTGTGGGACCAGAAGGACAACGCAGAGACCTACGAGCGCGGAACCTATCCACAAGTGCTGGCCGCTCTGGC
Above is a window of Candidatus Krumholzibacteriia bacterium DNA encoding:
- a CDS encoding response regulator transcription factor; this translates as MAATAQRVSGNVQQKVLIVDDHPIVREGIAQIISRDGGLEVCGEADCPEKALQLVATSKPDVAIVDLEFSIGSGLGLIRDLKVLHPRLPVLVLSMHDETIYAERVLRVGASGYIMKHEVAEHFVEAIRSVLRGGIYLSERMAARMLLRLAGKEPGRSASAIERLSDRELEVLQLIAQALTTREVAERLYLSITTVETHLERVKRKLGLESSRELFRYAIVWSLERF
- a CDS encoding PAS domain S-box protein: MRSPIQRFGLAVSSVALAQLLTLVLPPIREGASFLLLLAAVVAATWYGGRWPGLLATALAGFSSVWFLQPGSGPLKLGPDDWVRLGVFLFVTLAIICLVGERGRAAKALSRSRDDLEKRVAERNGQLLQANEALRAGALVRERAEEALSQLATIEACMEDGVVTTALDGTVVSCNPGAERLYGYTAAEFVGRSISLLLPPDASSQLPRLLERISHGEAIGQLESVHRRRDGTQVQLLLTISPIKNAAGSVHGVSALVHDITRRKEAEKKIALYQQQLRSLASALSFAEQQERRRIATELHDHLAQMLILSKMKISMLQTASASASEDVRKAMEAIHLLLDKSIEYTRTLICDLCPPMLHEIGLEAALEWLAKQTEEQHGIRVHFEDDEQPKPSDESVRILLFQAVRELLMNVIKHAKASQAIVAVRRLEDQVEIRVEDDGTGFDMESVGVRVGPERGFGLFSIRERLDVVRGSFEIRSSPGGGSRATLRAPLRQGAGRARRK
- a CDS encoding response regulator transcription factor, whose protein sequence is MRHCIPTRILLVDDHRMMREGLRSLLDLHADLRVVGEAGDGEAAVKAVRELRPDIVVMDIQMPGLNGIEATRRITGEFPEVKVIGLSMLFLKSGEAGMAAAGAVAVLNKNSAFEELAVTIRDVIRGGSPRGLQSPRRPRKSPDP
- a CDS encoding helix-turn-helix transcriptional regulator; this encodes MDLSLAIRQRLEDLGLEQRDLATAAQVTESYISQLLTRKKAPPAPERTDIYEKLEKLLKLPRGELAKLADVQRHEELKKKIGHPPSPLLKDVRELLLRKCKPDKERQIRAIFEKQPFGELERLVTQKLLDVVKGVAKKELGSENWLHLVARLSGRSFEQMRVIILEFLDTDVFNVSTENCVAFLDPLIESWDINLTTFGMEIVLNRRVAPGHPKKLDFVEREPEPRVHEEPGLRKFLRDPSLRGDATEEEIEFLRKLKFKGKRPTALYYYRELQNLRDPLHFRNPPKSE